A single window of Populus nigra chromosome 17, ddPopNigr1.1, whole genome shotgun sequence DNA harbors:
- the LOC133677351 gene encoding heterogeneous nuclear ribonucleoprotein 1-like, translated as MEMELGKLFIGGISWDTNEDRLKEYFRSFGDVLEAVIMKDRATGRARGFGFVVFADPAVAERVVMEKHLIDGRNVEAKKAVPREDQSTLNKNSSSINGSPRPARTKKIFVGGLASTVTDSDFKKYFDQFGVIVDVVVMYDHNTQRPRGFGFITYDSEEAVDRVLHKTFHELNGKMVEVKRAVPKELSPGPTRNQLGGLNYSPSRVSSFLNGYTQGYNQSSVGGYGVRMDGRFSSVNVGRTNFSPFGTGYGMGLNFEQVLNPSYGGNSNLNSNAGYGRVSPSYSGNASRYGNPIGLSVGNGGSSSVLNSTAHTLWGNGSNNHSSSANNSSTFMGSGTGNSGMGSFGSIGALWGSSANSGQGGGVGSVNSSSNLGFGSGDFDIGLGGLGYGRNSRTGVALTSSHVASNGGYEGAYADFYEKESLYGDSTWQSSPSEPEVSGSFGFGLGTAASDVMTKNSAGYVGGYSVANRQSTRGIAA; from the exons ATGGAAATGGAGCTTGGAAAGTTATTCATTGGTGGGATTTCATGGGACACAAATGAAGATCGTCTCAAGGAGTATTTCCGGTCTTTTGGGGATGTTTTAGAAGCTGTCATAATGAAGGATCGAGCCACAGGTCGTGCTCGTGGCtttggttttgttgttttcGCTGACCCTGCTGTTGCTGAGAGAGTTGTGATGGAAAAGCACCTTATAGATGGTAGAAAT GTCGAGGCAAAGAAGGCAGTTCCTAGGGAGGATCAGAGCACTCTGAACAAAAATAGTAGCAGCATTAATGGCTCACCTCGTCCTGCCCGAACAAAGAAGATATTTGTAGGAGGTTTAGCATCTACAGTTACAGATAGTGACTTTAAGAAGTACTTTGATCAGTTTGGAGTGATTGTAGATGTGGTGGTTATGTATGATCACAACACTCAAAGGCCAAGAGGTTTTGGATTCATCACCTATGATTCAGAGGAAGCGGTTGATAGAGTATTGCACAAAACCTTTCATGAACTCAACGGTAAAATGGTTGAGGTCAAGCGGGCTGTCCCAAAGGAATTATCCCCAGGGCCAACACGGAACCAGTTAGGAGGACTTAACTATAGTCCAAGTAGAGTCAGTAGCTTCCTCAATGGTTATACTCAGGGATATAACCAAAGTTCTGTTGGAGGGTATGGAGTTAGAATGGATGGTAGGTTTAGTTCTGTTAATGTTGGACGGACTAACTTTTCTCCGTTTGGTACTGGTTATGGGATGGGATTGAATTTTGAGCAGGTGTTGAACCCAAGTTATGGGGGAAATTCAAACCTTAATTCTAATGCTGGCTATGGACGAGTTAGCCCTTCATATAGTGGAAATGCAAGCAGGTATGGCAACCCCATAGGGCTTAGTGTAGGCAATGGAGGAAGTAGTTCTGTCTTAAATTCAACAGCTCACACATTATGGGGAAATGGAAGTAATAATCATTCTTCAAGCGCCAACAACTCCAGTACTTTTATGGGTTCTGGAACTGGAAACTCAGGAATGGGTTCTTTTGGCAGTATTGGAGCACTTTGGGGCTCCTCTGCTAATTCCGGGCAAGGTGGAGGAGTTGGCTCTGTCAATAGCAGTAGCAATCTAGGCTTTGGCAGTGGAGATTTTGATATTGGTCTAGGAGGTTTAGGTTATGGAAGAAACAGTAGGACAGGTGTTGCACTGACATCATCTCATGTTGCATCCAATGGTGGTTATGAAGGGGCTTATGCAGACTTTTATGAAAAGGAATCATTATATGGGGATTCCACCTGGCAATCTTCACCTTCAGAGCCAGAAGTGTCAGGCTCATTTGGTTTTGGGCTTGGAACTGCAGCTTCTGATGTTATGACTAAAAATTCTGCTGGTTATGTTGGTGGTTATAGTGTTGCTAATAGACAATCAACTAGAG
- the LOC133676700 gene encoding thymidine kinase a-like, translated as MLKITISRMKALITPPFSFSPMSKKATPLASSSFSLASKFNLFSNLQNPISYFPLKPSMISLPSNFPIQTRCVHSKSSLSSSSGEIHVIVGPMFAGKTTTLLHRVQAEINDGRNVAIIKSNKDNRYGLDSVVTHDGVKLPCCALPNLSSFKQSFGQDAYNQLDVIGIDEAQFFGDLYDFCREVADHDGKTVIVAGLDGDYLRRSFGSVLDIIPLADSVTKLSARCEICGKRAFFTLRKTEETRTELIGGADVYMPVCRQHYVSGQVAVEAARMVLESQKAQCGSCP; from the exons atgttaaaaattaccATTTCAAGAATGAAGGCACTAATCACCCCACCATTTTCATTCTCTCCAATGTCCAAAAAGGCCACACCTTTAGCTTCCAGTTCCTTCTCTTTAGCTtcaaaattcaatcttttctctAATCTTCAAAACCCCATTTCTTATTTCCCTCTAAAACCCTCTATGATTTCACTTCCCTCAAATTTTCCAATTCAGACCCGGTGTGTCCATTCAAAatcctctctttcttcttcatctGGTGAAATTCATGTGATTGTTGGTCCTATGTTTGCTGGCAAAACTACTACTCTTCTTCACCGGGTTCAAGCTGAAATCAATGATGGCAG AAACGtagcaattataaaatcaaacaaggATAATAGATATGGGTTGGATTCAGTAGTGACACATGATGGGGTTAAATTACCATGTTGCGCACTGCCCAATCTATCATCATTCAAACAGAGTTTTGGTCAGGATGCTTATAATCAG CTAGATGTGATTGGCATTGATGAAGCACAATTCTTCGGAGACTTGTATGATTTTTGCCGTGAAGTTGCTGATCATGATGGCAAAACTGTGATAGTTGCTGGCCTGGATGGTGACTATCTGAG gaggaGTTTTGGTTCCGTTCTTGATATAATTCCCCTTGCTGATTCTGTAACCAAGTTAAGCGCACGATGTGAAATTTGTGGAAAACGTGCTTTCTTCACCTTAAGAAAGACCGAGGAGACACGGACAGAACTTATTGGTGGGGCTGATGTTTATATGCCTGTATGTCGACAGCATTATGTCAGCGGACAAGTTGCTGTGGAAGCTGCAAGAATGGTCCTGGAATCTCAGAAGGCTCAGTGTGGCTCCTGTCCGTAG
- the LOC133677028 gene encoding uncharacterized protein LOC133677028 isoform X1, whose product MDLQKEQERERRRLRDRQRRQAMSVEEREKHLARRRRNYQLRRQRARNVRDPQASQASLVDSDEMLMLPSNGNNQAVISVPVQSNGISDVDLDQRQGSVNAGNANSVAGLEIPAHKLAKLPIRSRLNHIKHLARSLADTLDIGDSHKITGDLTMTGYATSNCTPAKPLRLNRVKHLARVLSSDVTLTTVPDRNGETKVEQNLSSGQHLMSTNLPKVVQTINVSGGDE is encoded by the exons ATGGATTTGCAAAAGGAGCAAGAAAGAGAAAGGCGTCGATTACGGGACAGGCAAAGAAGGCAAGCAATGAGTGTTGAAGAGAGGGAAAAACATCTTGCGAGACGACGTAGAAACTATCAGTTGCGGAGACAAAGAGCGCGAAATGTGAGAGACCCTCAGGCCAGTCAGGCCAGTCTTGTGGATAGTGACGAAATGCTTATGCTTCCTAGTAACGGGAATAATCAAGCAGTAATCTCTGTTCCTGTCCAATCTAATGGAATTTCTGATGTCGATTTGGATCAAAGACAAGGAAGTGTAAATGCAGGCAATGCAAATTCTGTGG CAGGTTTGGAAATTCCAGCACATAAGTTAGCTAAATTACCTATAAGGTCACGTCTAAACCATATAAAGCACCTTGCTCGGTCACTGGCTGATACTCTGGATATTGGTGATAGTCACAAAATTACAGGAGATTTGACGATGACTGGATACGCAACTTCCAACT GCACACCAGCAAAACCATTACGATTGAATCGTGTTAAGCATCTTGCACGGGTATTAAGCTCTGATGTAACACTGACAACAGTCCCAGATCGCAACGGTGAAACAAAGG TGGAACAGAATCTGTCAAGTGGACAACATCTGATGAGTACCAATCTGCCTAAAGTTGTTCAGACTATCAACGTTAGTGGTGGAGATGAATGA
- the LOC133677028 gene encoding uncharacterized protein LOC133677028 isoform X2, translating to MDLQKEQERERRRLRDRQRRQAMSVEEREKHLARRRRNYQLRRQRARNVRDPQASQASLVDSDEMLMLPSNGNNQAVISVPVQSNGISDVDLDQRQGSVNAGNANSVGLEIPAHKLAKLPIRSRLNHIKHLARSLADTLDIGDSHKITGDLTMTGYATSNCTPAKPLRLNRVKHLARVLSSDVTLTTVPDRNGETKVEQNLSSGQHLMSTNLPKVVQTINVSGGDE from the exons ATGGATTTGCAAAAGGAGCAAGAAAGAGAAAGGCGTCGATTACGGGACAGGCAAAGAAGGCAAGCAATGAGTGTTGAAGAGAGGGAAAAACATCTTGCGAGACGACGTAGAAACTATCAGTTGCGGAGACAAAGAGCGCGAAATGTGAGAGACCCTCAGGCCAGTCAGGCCAGTCTTGTGGATAGTGACGAAATGCTTATGCTTCCTAGTAACGGGAATAATCAAGCAGTAATCTCTGTTCCTGTCCAATCTAATGGAATTTCTGATGTCGATTTGGATCAAAGACAAGGAAGTGTAAATGCAGGCAATGCAAATTCTGTGG GTTTGGAAATTCCAGCACATAAGTTAGCTAAATTACCTATAAGGTCACGTCTAAACCATATAAAGCACCTTGCTCGGTCACTGGCTGATACTCTGGATATTGGTGATAGTCACAAAATTACAGGAGATTTGACGATGACTGGATACGCAACTTCCAACT GCACACCAGCAAAACCATTACGATTGAATCGTGTTAAGCATCTTGCACGGGTATTAAGCTCTGATGTAACACTGACAACAGTCCCAGATCGCAACGGTGAAACAAAGG TGGAACAGAATCTGTCAAGTGGACAACATCTGATGAGTACCAATCTGCCTAAAGTTGTTCAGACTATCAACGTTAGTGGTGGAGATGAATGA
- the LOC133677403 gene encoding scarecrow-like protein 13, whose translation MQTSQKHRSAGIHRFYHQPVQEIDPYGLSHIQILDNNMYSDGGSQGAAISFQTDQGEFFTLESSSATAGFVNYDSPAASVSSNRSPFSPQGSHSCISDPHHSPDTVYGSPLSGSSSADEDNILRQKLRELEISLLGPESDITDSGSFCFVSGGYQAESSASWDWNQMMEVIPRLDLKHVLLACADAVSNADIQRAAGLMHVLDQMVSVSGEPIQRLGAYMLEGLRARLELSGSKIYRALKCEAPISSDLMTYMGILYQICPYWKFAYTSANVVIQEAVEYEPRIHIIDFQIAQGSQWSVLMQMLACRPGGPPVIRITGVDDSQSAHARGGGLDIVGQRLLKVAEECNVPFEFHDVAMDGCEVQLEHLRVHPGEAVVVNFPYVLHHMPDESVTTWNHRDRLIRMVKSLSPRIVTLIEQESNTNTKPFFPRFIETLDYYTAMFESIDVGRPKDDKQRINAEQHCVARDIVNMIACEEAERVERHELLAKWRSRFTMAGFNQYPLSSSVTTAVRDMLKEYDRNYSVQERDWALYLRWRHRDMATSSAWS comes from the coding sequence ATGCAAACCTCTCAGAAACACCGATCAGCTGGTATCCACAGGTTTTACCACCAGCCAGTGCAAGAGATCGATCCATATGGTTTATCTCATATCCAAATTTTAGACAACAATATGTATTCAGATGGTGGCAGCCAAGGAGCTGCAATTTCCTTTCAGACAGATCAAGGAGAATTCTTTACCTTGGAATCATCTTCAGCAACTGCTGGTTTCGTTAACTATGATTCTCCTGCTGCCAGCGTCTCATCCAACAGAAGCCCCTTTTCACCCCAGGGTTCTCATTCATGCATTTCTGATCCTCATCATTCCCCTGACACTGTATATGGATCTCCATTGAGTGGATCATCCTCTGCTGATGAGGACAATATATTGAGGCAGAAATTAAGGGAGTTGGAAATTTCATTGCTCGGGCCTGAATCTGATATTACCGACAGTGGGAGTTTTTGCTTTGTGAGTGGAGGATACCAAGCAGAATCATCTGCAAGTTGGGACTGGAATCAAATGATGGAAGTGATCCCTAGGTTAGATCTTAAGCATGTGCTTCTTGCCTGTGCTGATGCAGTATCAAATGCTGATATACAAAGAGCAGCAGGTCTAATGCATGTCTTGGACCAAATGGTGTCAGTCTCTGGAGAGCCGATCCAGCGGTTGGGTGCTTATATGTTGGAAGGCCTTAGGGCAAGGTTGGAACTTTCAGGAAGTAAAATCTACAGAGCCTTGAAGTGTGAAGCACCAATTAGCTCAGATCTGATGACTTACATGGGTATTCTCTATCAGATCTGCCCATATTGGAAGTTTGCATACACATCAGCTAATGTTGTCATTCAAGAAGCCGTGGAATATGAACCCAGAATTCATATCATCGACTTCCAGATTGCACAGGGAAGTCAGTGGAGTGTTCTAATGCAGATGCTTGCTTGTCGGCCAGGTGGGCCCCCAGTAATCCGCATAACTGGTGTTGATGATTCTCAATCTGCTCATGCTCGTGGTGGAGGACTTGATATTGTGGGTCAAAGGCTGTTAAAAGTTGCAGAGGAATGCAATGTGCCATTTGAGTTCCATGATGTTGCCATGGATGGTTGTGAGGTTCAACTGGAACATCTCAGGGTCCACCCTGGGGAAGCTGTGGTTGTGAATTTTCCTTATGTGTTGCACCACATGCCAGATGAGAGTGTGACCACTTGGAATCACAGAGATAGATTGATAAGGATGGTGAAGAGTTTGTCACCAAGGATTGTGACCCTCATCGAGCAAGAATCCAACACCAACACCAAACCATTCTTTCCAAGGTTCATTGAGACTCTTGATTATTATACAGCTATGTTTGAATCAATTGATGTTGGTCGCCCCAAGGATGACAAGCAGAGGATTAACGCAGAGCAGCACTGTGTGGCCCGTGACATTGTCAATATGATCGCTTGCGAGGAAGCTGAGAGGGTTGAACGGCATGAACTTCTTGCAAAGTGGAGGTCTCGATTTACAATGGCAGGATTCAATCAGTACCCATTGAGTTCTTCAGTGACTACTGCTGTTAGAGATATGCTAAAGGAATATGACAGGAACTATAGTGTTCAGGAGAGGGACTGGGCTCTTTACCTTCGGTGGCGACATAGAGACATGGCAACTTCTTCTGCCTGGAGTTGA
- the LOC133677287 gene encoding NADH-ubiquinone oxidoreductase 20.9 kDa subunit-like, translated as MNTDITASAKPEYPVIDRNPAFTKVVGNFNTLDYCRFITLTGVSVTVGYLSGIKPGIKGPSMVTGGLIGLMGGFMYAYQNSAGRLMGFFPNEGEVARYQKRDFSS; from the exons ATGAACACAGACATCACAGCATCGGCAAAACCAGAGTACCCAGTAATAGATCGAAACCCAGCCTTCACTAAGGTTGTTGGCAACTTCAACACCCTTGATTACTGTCGTTTCATCACCCTTACTGGTGTCTCTGTCACTGTTGGCTACCTCTCAG GGATAAAGCCAGGGATTAAGGGACCATCAATGGTGACAGGAGGATTGATTGGTTTAATGGGTGGTTTTATGTATGCTTATCAGAATTCTGCTGGGAGACTTATGGGGTTTTTTCCTAATGAGGGTGAGGTTGCTCGTTACCAGAAACGGGATTTTAGCAGTTAa
- the LOC133677285 gene encoding calcium-transporting ATPase 12, plasma membrane-type-like: MTSSSETSREMDPKSLEIGLLAPAIPAPRNVLRSAILALRAGHVFFSKAYNDKKETLDSPGVLLLSPSHRNSEVAEIEEISPTNQVSLDAPHNDEVGNATSDIKLQHENIANIVKGRDLDSLHAFGGVRGIAEAFETDLENGITGEIEDLTRRRANAVYKTPVPAARNFLELLMKYSNRYTIFLLIVSAALSLGFGIKEEGPRTGWYEGVLIILAIIILVIVPAVRDFLGENSENLLGEQRHRRKREMEVNVLRGGKQLKVRALDLVIGDIVSLEWGCPIPGDGLFVSGEYLKLDDSFPSIVNKQNPFLFYGAKVIEGQGNMMVTSMGLNTTLGEMISKASKRRLPVQLGKVSNHTEIAGLLTSILILVVLFLRFKAGKKNEDSSLPEFKGEQKTKDVTELIKRIVWKPSGKISTLTTYLTTFLVGVVEGVPFFIRLAIYYWNKKIPSTKAVVQEQLTGVTMGSVTTICFDKTSWLTMNPQEVDECWIDDETVIRENSAIPEQIKDAFCIGISTSSGNDLESLISWCERKFVKDYMESLKQSYTIIGMKELSPGDEGNGVLVREKEGNETKKFLYWKGPAPKILKMCSRNYNSEGKLVDMDTEKRSAFEKIINDMQSEDLKTIALAYKKTDDETPEDDRLILIGLLGLKDKCWKETIEAVEACRNAGVNIILVSEDSDSVIEDIAQKYGMLSGPGILEHGGETFRSFSDEERKDVVNKICVMGNSLPSDKLLLVRCLKQQGHIVAFVGVRTDDAPSLKEADVGIVTGTGSSELVNGSAELIILDGNLGYLVWILKGGRCIYGNIHKYIQVEVTITISGLVISTVTTIFFGYAPMTAIQMIWVNLVVAVLGGLALLTEPPSQKLMQRPPIRPTEPFITEAMWRNIIIQASYQVSILLAFQFRGQAILNITEDVSKSMIFSSFLLCQLSNQFNASEQKLKNLVKGVQQNIWFWVASVLTVGLQVVCIEISHDIFGFARLNGPQWSICFLIGALSCVTDWAVNIACGVIKVKLRRSSSLAGSEHPQSTSILELPLIAENSSPPAS; the protein is encoded by the exons ATGACAAGTAGTAGCGAAACAAGTCGGGAGATGGACCCTAAATCTCTAGAGATAGGACTGCTAGCGCCAGCAATTCCAGCGCCAAGGAATGTTTTGCGGTCTGCTATCTTGGCTCTACGAGCAGGGCACGTTTTCTTCTCCAAAGCCTACAACGATAAGAAGGAGACTCTTGATTCTCCAGGAGTCTTGCTATTATCTCCATCTCACAGG AATTCGGAGGTagctgaaattgaagaaatctcaCCAACGAATCAAGTTTCTCTTGATGCCCCTCACAATGATGAGGTCGGCAATGCTACGAGCGATATCAAACTACAACATGAAAACATTGCCAATATAGTAAAGGGACGCGACCTAGATTCCTTGCATGCATTTGGTGGCGTCCGAGGTATTGCAGAGGCTTTTGAGACAGATTTAGAGAATGGAATCACTGGAGAGATTGAAGATCTAACTCGACGCAGAGCCAATGCAGTCTACAAAACTCCAGTCCCTGCAGCAAGAAACTTCTTAGAGTTGCTCATGAAATACAGCAATAGGTACACCATCTTCCTTCTCATCGTATCAGCAGCGCTGTCCCTTGGCTTCGGGATCAAGGAGGAGGGCCCGAGGACTGGTTGGTATGAAGGAGTCCTCATAATTCTTGCAATCATCATACTTGTGATTGTTCCAGCAGTGCGTGATTTTCTGGGTGAAAATTCAGAGAACCTGTTAGGAGAGCAGAGACATcggagaaaaagagagatggaAGTCAATGTTTTAAGAGGAGGAAAACAGTTGAAAGTACGAGCCTTAGATCTTGTGATTGGAGACATAGTATCCTTGGAATGGGGATGCCCTATTCCTGGTGATGGTTTGTTTGTATCTGGCGAATACTTAAAATTGGATGACAGCTTTCCATCCATTGTTAATAAACAGAATCCATTTCTCTTCTATGGTGCCAAGGTGATTGAGGGGCAGGGTAACATGATGGTGACATCCATGGGACTAAACACAACATTGGGTGAGATGATAAGCAAGGCCAGCAAGAGGCGATTACCAGTTCAGCTCGGCAAGGTGAGCAACCATACAGAAATAGCTGGGCTCTTGACCTCTATTCTTATCTTGGTAGTGTTGTTCCTGCGATTTAAAGCTGGAAAGAAAAATGAGGATTCTAGCTTGCCAGAATTCAAGGGAGAACAGAAGACAAAGGATGTCACGGAACTTATCAAGAGAATTGTCTGGAAACCGAGCGGGAAAATCAGTACCTTGACAACTTACCTGACTACTTTCCTGGTAGGGGTGGTAGAAGGAGTGCCATTTTTTATCAGGCTTGCCATTTATTATTGGAATAAGAAGATCCCATCCACCAAGGCTGTCGTGCAAGAACAATTGACAGGTGTTACCATGGGCTCAGTTACAACTATTTGCTTTGACAAAACTAGTTGGCTAACAATGAATCCACAGGAAGTTGATGAGTGTTGGATTGATGATGAGACAGTAATTAGAGAAAACTCTGCAATACCTGAACAAATTAAGGATGCATTCTGTATTGGTATCAGCACGAGCTCAGGTAATGATCTGGAATCACTGATTTCCTGGTGTGAACGGAAATTCGTAAAGGATTACATGGAGAGTTTGAAGCAAAGTTACACCATTATCGGGATGAAAGAGTTGAGCCCTGGTGACGAAGGGAATGGAGTGTTGGTGAGGGAGAAAGAAGGCAACGAAACCAAGAAATTCCTGTATTGGAAAGGACCGGCGCcgaaaatattgaaaatgtgCTCCCGGAACTACAATAGTGAAGGGAAACTAGTGGACATGGACACAGAGAAAAGGTCGgcttttgagaaaattattaatgacaTGCAGTCCGAGGATCTAAAAACAATTGCACTTGCTTATAAGAAAACAGATGATGAAACTCCCGAGGATGATCGCTTGATATTGATAGGACTTCTGGGTCTGAAGGACAAATGCTGGAAAGAGACTATAGAAGCAGTTGAAGCTTGTAGAAATGCTGGTGTCAACATCATACTTGTCTCAGAGGACAGCGATTCAGTAATAGAAGACATAGCTCAAAAATATGGAATGCTTAGTGGCCCAGGCATATTGGAACATGGAGGGGAAACTTTTCGAAGTTTCAGCGATGAAGAGAGAAAGGATGTGGTCAATAAAATCTGTGTGATGGGAAACTCTCTCCCTTCTGACAAGCTCCTTCTAGTGCGTTGTCTGAAACAACAAGGCCACATAGTAGCATTCGTTGGAGTCAGAACAGATGATGCTCCCTCACTCAAAGAAGCAGACGTGGGAATTGTGACTGGAACTGGGAGTAGTGAGTTGGTCAATGGGAGTGCTGAATTGATTATCCTGGATGGAAATTTAGGCTACTTGGTATGGATTTTGAAGGGGGGGCGATGTATTTATGGCAACATTCACAAGTATATCCAAGTTGAGGTCACCATAACTATTTCAGGGTTAGTGATAAGCACTGTCACCACAATATTTTTCGGGTATGCTCCAATGACAGCGATTCAGATGATCTGGGTGAACCTGGTAGTGGCTGTCCTTGGTGGGTTGGCTTTATTAACTGAGCCCCCAAGTCAGAAACTGATGCAGAGGCCACCGATCAGACCAACCGAACCTTTCATCACAGAGGCCATGTGGAGGAATATAATCATACAAGCTTCCTATCAGGTTTCCATTTTGTTAGCCTTTCAGTTCAGAGGGCAAGCTATTCTAAATATCACCGAGGATGTTAGCAAATCCATGATCTTCAGTAGTTTTCTTCTCTGCCAACTTTCCAACCAATTCAATGCCAGTGAGCAGAAACTGAAGAATTTAGTCAAGGGTGTCCAACAGAACATATGGTTTTGGGTGGCCTCAGTTCTGACTGTGGGGTTGCAGGTGGTATGCATAGAGATTTCACATGACATCTTTGGGTTTGCAAGGTTGAATGGTCCGCAGTGGAGCATCTGTTTCCTTATTGGGGCACTTTCATGTGTGACAGATTGGGCTGTAAACATTGCCTGTGGCGTCATCAAGGTTAAGCTAAGAAGATCAAGTTCACTCGCTGGATCAGAACATCCACAATCTACAAGCATTCTCGAGCTTCCACTCATTGCTGAGAATTCATCACCACCCGCTTCTTAG